The genomic segment GCGGTGATAGATGTCGACGAAATTGACGCCGATCGCAGTGTGGCGGATTCGAACTTCCCCGGCCACGAGGGGAGGGAGTGCAACCTCGCGAAGGCTCAATTGCGAAGCGTCGCCGTATTGCCCGATTACCACTTGGGCCGCATGAAACGAGGCAGCGTCGGGTGCGGATTTGGAAGTCATACTGTTCTCCTGGCGATTGATCTTGCAAGCTCATGTTGCACTGGGCAAAATGACTCAACAATTCCAGATAAATTGGCAATGAGTGTGCAAAAAAGCACAGGAAGACTGCTCCCGGAAAGCCTGCGTCTGCAATGGGACGATATACGGTATTTCCTCGAATTGGCGCGGGTCGGGAGTCTCTCGGCAGCAGCACGCAAGCTTAGTGTTGAGCATTCAACTGTTGCTAGACGGGTCGAGGCGCTGGAGCAATCACTGGAAATCAGGCTGTTTGATCGCTTGCCTAAAGGCTGGTCGCTAACACCAGAAGGCGAAACGTTGGCGATGCAGGCGAGACGCCTGGACGACGAAGCGCAGGCCTTTTCTCGCGCGGCGGTGGGTGTGTCGTCCCTGAGGGGTACCGTTCGCATCTCTGCTCCACCTGTATTGGCTAGCCATCTGCTGGTACCTCGCCTCGCGGGCATACGATCTCAGTGGATGAACATTGATCTGGAAGTCATGGGAGAATCGCGCGACGCGAATTTGGCTCGTGGCGAGGCCGATCTGGCAATTCGCATGTCAAGGCCAACCGCTTCAGGTTTGGTCGCGCGATGCATAGGGCAGATGAGCTATGGCCTCTATGCTGCCTACGGATATGCGAATCGACCAGAGTCAGAATGGGAATTTTTGGGGTATGACGAAGGTCTTAGTCAAGTACCTCAGCAGCGCTGGCTAAACCAGATTGCTGGAGACCGTCGCTTTGTATTCCGGAGCAATGATCTGGTCGCATTGCTCAATGCCGCACGAGTTGGTTTGGGGATTGCCGCATTTCCGCATTTTCTTGCGACGAATGACACAGCCTTGTGCTTACTGCCAGATCATGCTTGCTCGACTGTTCGGCAGTTGTGGCTCGTGATGCACCCGGACGTCAAACGTTCGCCCCGTGTTCGACTGGTTGCGGACCTGCTTATTAATCTGGTTGGCGAAACCCCGGAGTTGTCACTAAAAGCTAGTGTCGCTGCAGCTGATCGAGCAGGTGGCGGGCAGCTGGGCCCGGGCGGCGCCCGCCCGCGCCCGACGACGCGATCGCCCGCTGGTTCCGGCCGCTCGTCGCCCAGCAGCTGATCGGGGTCGAGGTGCGCACCGTCGGGCAGCTGGTCGCGTACTGCAACCGGCGCGGCGGCAGCTGGTGGCGATCGGTGCCGCGCATCGGCGTCGGCCGTGCGCACACCGTGGTCGCGTGGCTGCGCCGACATGCGGAGACGATCGGCGACACCGTCGCGCTCGACGTCGAGCGCGTCGATCGGCTCGTCGCCGCGCCGGAGGCGCGCGTCCCGCTGCGCCGCGACCAGCTGGTGCCGATGCATCGCTTGGCGATGCCGGCCGACCTGGACGGCTCGGCCGGCTCGAACCGCGCGCCGGCGTTCCCCTACATCGCGGCGGCGCACGACCTCGACGCCGTGTTCGCCTACCTCCACCGCTATGACGGCCAGGCGGCCACGCAGCGCGCGTACTGGCGCGAGCTTGAGCGCTTCGTGCTGTGGTGTGTGCTCGAGCGCGGCCGGCCGATGTCGTCTGTGCTGGTTGACGACTGTGAGGCCTACAAGGCGTTCCTGGCCGCGCCGTCGGATGCGTTCCGCGGACCGCAGGCCTCGCGCGCGTCCGGGCGCTGGCGGCCGTTTTCGTTGAAACCCCTGTCGCTCGACAGCCAGCTGTACGCTGTGCGGACCTTGCGCGCGGCCTTCGACTGGCTCGTGAAGGT from the Burkholderia sp. FERM BP-3421 genome contains:
- a CDS encoding LysR family transcriptional regulator translates to MSVQKSTGRLLPESLRLQWDDIRYFLELARVGSLSAAARKLSVEHSTVARRVEALEQSLEIRLFDRLPKGWSLTPEGETLAMQARRLDDEAQAFSRAAVGVSSLRGTVRISAPPVLASHLLVPRLAGIRSQWMNIDLEVMGESRDANLARGEADLAIRMSRPTASGLVARCIGQMSYGLYAAYGYANRPESEWEFLGYDEGLSQVPQQRWLNQIAGDRRFVFRSNDLVALLNAARVGLGIAAFPHFLATNDTALCLLPDHACSTVRQLWLVMHPDVKRSPRVRLVADLLINLVGETPELSLKASVAAADRAGGGQLGPGGARPRPTTRSPAGSGRSSPSS